In one Streptomyces venezuelae genomic region, the following are encoded:
- a CDS encoding cytochrome P450 family protein: MAVTDFEDLTGLGQDFVDNPYPVYERMRAQGPVHRVRTAASGEFWLVVGHEAARTALADPRLSNDIRHSAGWQDDGGNSIGLNMVQTDPPQHTRLRKLVAKDFTPRRIAELRPRIQQIADELVDAMLPLGKADLLEAFALPLPLAVICELLGVPAGDRKMFHDWYLASTDFTRPEEAGAAAQAMTGYLAELVAAKRQDPGADLLSALAGGLSTDDDRLSPEEMLGMAFLLLVAGYETAANLLSSGTLALLRHPDQLAALRADWSLLENAVEEMLRYEGAVETTAFRYTKEPVEIGGVRVDSGESVAVVLAAASRDPRKFAEPDRFDIRRDARGHMAFGYGIHHCLGAPLARMQGAIAFRTLLERCPGLALDADPETLSWRPSLMLRGLHQLPVTFG, encoded by the coding sequence GTGGCAGTGACAGACTTCGAGGACCTGACCGGCCTCGGCCAGGATTTCGTCGACAACCCGTACCCGGTCTACGAGCGGATGCGCGCCCAGGGCCCCGTGCACCGGGTGCGGACCGCCGCGTCGGGTGAGTTCTGGCTCGTCGTGGGCCACGAGGCGGCACGTACCGCACTGGCCGACCCGCGCCTGTCCAACGACATCCGGCACTCGGCCGGATGGCAGGACGACGGGGGCAACTCCATCGGCCTGAACATGGTCCAGACGGACCCGCCGCAGCACACCCGGCTGCGCAAGCTCGTCGCCAAGGACTTCACGCCCCGGCGGATAGCGGAGCTGCGGCCCCGGATCCAGCAGATCGCCGACGAGCTGGTGGATGCCATGCTGCCGCTCGGCAAGGCGGACCTGCTCGAAGCGTTCGCGCTGCCGCTGCCCCTCGCGGTGATCTGCGAACTGCTCGGGGTGCCCGCGGGGGACCGCAAGATGTTCCACGACTGGTATCTGGCGAGCACCGACTTCACCCGGCCCGAGGAGGCCGGGGCCGCCGCGCAGGCGATGACCGGCTATCTCGCCGAGCTCGTCGCCGCCAAGCGGCAGGATCCGGGAGCGGACCTGCTGAGCGCGCTGGCCGGCGGCCTGTCCACGGACGACGACCGGCTCTCCCCGGAGGAGATGCTCGGCATGGCCTTCCTGCTCCTGGTGGCCGGCTACGAGACGGCGGCCAACCTGCTCTCCAGCGGCACGCTCGCCCTGCTGCGCCACCCCGACCAGCTGGCGGCGTTGCGCGCCGACTGGTCGCTCCTGGAGAACGCGGTGGAGGAGATGCTCCGCTACGAGGGAGCGGTGGAGACCACCGCCTTCCGCTACACCAAGGAGCCGGTGGAGATCGGCGGGGTGCGCGTCGACAGCGGTGAGTCGGTGGCCGTGGTGCTGGCCGCCGCCTCGCGCGACCCCAGGAAGTTCGCCGAGCCCGACCGCTTCGACATCCGCAGGGACGCCCGCGGCCACATGGCGTTCGGCTACGGCATCCACCACTGCCTGGGCGCGCCGCTGGCCCGCATGCAGGGCGCGATCGCCTTCCGTACGCTCCTGGAGCGCTGCCCCGGTCTCGCGCTCGACGCGGACCCCGAGACCCTCAGCTGGCGCCCCAGCCTGATGCTGCGCGGGCTGCACCAGCTGCCGGTCACCTTCGGCTGA
- a CDS encoding cytochrome P450 family protein: MTMPAFDKVAPPGADFASDPYAIYTHLREQGPVHRVPTYDAGDIWLIVGHAEARAALTDPRLRNDIRHSSSWQDDGGNAIGLNMLQTDPPHHTRLRRLVAREFTARRIEALRPRIQRIADELLDAMLPLGGADLVEAFAMPLPMAVICELLGVPAEDREQFQRWSGEIVFPSSAEAAGAAVHGMTAYLAALIEGKRTSSGEDLLSALVRTMDEDGDSLSADEMLGMAFLLLVAGHETTVNLIANGTCALLRNPEQLAALRSDPALIDDAVEEMLRYDGPSHSTAHRFAAEDVEIAGSVIPAGDPVLVLLAAANRDPERFPEPDRFDIGRDARGHLGFSHGVHHCLGAPLARLEATIALRALLERCPDLALDTDPGTLAWRPSLMRGLLRLPVRYERNPQ, encoded by the coding sequence ATGACCATGCCCGCCTTCGACAAGGTGGCCCCGCCCGGCGCGGACTTCGCCTCGGACCCGTACGCGATCTACACCCACCTGCGCGAGCAGGGCCCCGTGCACCGCGTGCCCACGTACGACGCCGGAGACATCTGGCTGATCGTCGGGCACGCGGAGGCCCGCGCCGCCCTGACCGATCCGCGCCTGCGCAACGACATCCGCCACTCGTCCTCCTGGCAGGACGACGGCGGCAACGCCATCGGCCTGAACATGCTGCAGACCGACCCGCCCCACCACACCCGGCTGCGGCGGCTCGTGGCCAGGGAGTTCACCGCCCGCCGCATCGAGGCGCTGCGCCCGCGCATCCAGCGGATCGCCGACGAACTGCTCGACGCCATGCTGCCGCTGGGCGGGGCCGACCTCGTCGAGGCGTTCGCGATGCCGCTGCCGATGGCCGTCATCTGCGAACTCCTCGGCGTCCCCGCCGAGGACCGGGAACAGTTCCAGCGGTGGTCGGGGGAGATCGTCTTCCCCAGCAGCGCCGAAGCCGCCGGTGCCGCCGTCCACGGCATGACCGCCTATCTGGCCGCGCTCATCGAGGGCAAGCGCACCTCGTCCGGCGAGGACCTGCTCAGCGCGCTGGTGCGCACCATGGACGAGGACGGCGACAGCCTCTCGGCGGACGAGATGCTCGGCATGGCGTTCCTGCTGCTCGTCGCCGGACACGAGACCACCGTCAACCTCATCGCGAACGGCACGTGCGCGCTGCTGCGCAATCCGGAGCAGCTCGCCGCGCTGAGATCCGACCCCGCCCTGATCGACGACGCCGTCGAGGAGATGCTCCGCTACGACGGTCCCTCGCACTCCACGGCGCACCGTTTCGCCGCCGAGGACGTGGAGATCGCGGGCTCGGTGATCCCGGCAGGGGACCCCGTGCTCGTCCTCCTCGCGGCGGCCAACCGGGACCCGGAGCGCTTCCCCGAGCCCGACCGCTTCGACATCGGGCGCGACGCGCGCGGCCACCTCGGCTTCAGCCACGGGGTCCACCACTGCCTCGGGGCGCCGCTCGCCCGCCTGGAGGCCACCATCGCCCTGCGCGCCCTGCTGGAGCGCTGCCCCGACCTGGCCCTCGACACGGACCCCGGCACGCTGGCCTGGCGCCCCAGCCTCATGCGCGGGCTCCTCCGCCTGCCGGTGCGCTACGAAAGGAACCCCCAGTGA
- a CDS encoding alpha/beta fold hydrolase yields the protein MSRPPTFVPPPCASARTLRTARGDFAVLDAVPADGVRRRGTVLLLPGFTGSKEDFIALLEPLTAAGYRAVTVDGRGQYETPGPDDVAAYAQEELARDVLAQAAALSEEGDEDRGGGSAGRLHLLGHSLGGQIARAAVLLDAGPFATLTLMSSGPAAIVPEQRTRARMLADALAALSMDEVWQAMRAMEPPPPQEAETGAEGDGGAGSGEALRARWLLHSPAQLIATGRQLSTEPDRVSELAALPLPKHVISGERDDTWPVPLLDDMARRLDAHRTVIRGAEHSPNTDRPAETAAALAGFWRRTG from the coding sequence ATGAGCAGGCCGCCCACCTTCGTACCGCCCCCGTGCGCGAGCGCACGGACCCTCCGCACCGCGCGGGGTGACTTCGCCGTGCTCGACGCCGTTCCGGCGGACGGTGTCCGGCGCCGAGGGACCGTGCTCCTGCTTCCCGGGTTCACCGGCAGCAAGGAGGACTTCATCGCCCTCCTGGAGCCGCTGACCGCCGCGGGCTACCGCGCGGTGACCGTGGACGGGCGCGGACAGTACGAGACGCCGGGCCCGGACGACGTGGCGGCGTACGCGCAGGAGGAGCTGGCCCGCGACGTACTGGCGCAGGCCGCCGCCCTGTCCGAGGAGGGGGATGAGGACAGGGGCGGGGGCTCCGCGGGCCGCCTGCACCTCCTCGGCCACTCCCTCGGCGGGCAGATCGCCCGCGCCGCCGTCCTGCTCGACGCCGGCCCCTTCGCCACCCTCACGCTGATGTCGTCGGGCCCCGCCGCGATCGTGCCCGAGCAGCGGACCCGTGCCCGGATGCTGGCGGACGCCCTCGCCGCGCTGTCCATGGACGAGGTGTGGCAGGCGATGCGGGCCATGGAGCCGCCGCCCCCGCAGGAGGCGGAGACGGGCGCGGAGGGCGACGGGGGCGCGGGCAGCGGCGAGGCCCTGCGCGCCCGCTGGCTGCTGCACAGCCCGGCCCAGCTCATCGCCACCGGCAGGCAGCTCTCCACGGAGCCGGACCGCGTGTCCGAGCTCGCCGCGCTGCCGCTGCCCAAGCACGTGATCTCGGGCGAGCGCGACGACACCTGGCCCGTGCCGCTCCTGGACGACATGGCCCGCCGCCTGGACGCCCACCGCACGGTGATCCGCGGCGCCGAGCACTCCCCCAACACCGACCGCCCCGCGGAGACGGCGGCGGCCCTGGCCGGGTTCTGGCGCCGCACCGGGTGA
- a CDS encoding NYN domain-containing protein yields the protein MNDADPSAVDPGAVDISAQLERANSLLERVLAEVARTPSTHAIFVDAGYLYAAAGRLAAGTEDRRAFDLDAEGLIEALIDKARTIFADSRLLRVYWYDGARRRIHTTEQQTIAELPDVKVRLGNLNANNQQKGVDSLIRSDLESLARHRAISDAALIGGDEDLVSAVEAAQGYGARVHLWGIEASDGRNQAEALLWEVDSQRTFDLDFFKPYVARRTVATYETATAAHRPSRDDVRFVGAQIAAKWLGARGREALVGLLPGHPYLPGSVDQDLLVEAERLLQYSLRGQSDLRRALRDGFWEHLQAQY from the coding sequence ATGAACGACGCCGACCCCAGCGCAGTCGACCCCGGCGCAGTCGACATCAGCGCTCAGCTGGAGCGCGCCAACAGCCTGCTCGAACGCGTCCTCGCCGAGGTGGCCAGGACACCGTCCACGCACGCGATCTTCGTGGACGCCGGGTACCTGTACGCCGCGGCGGGCCGACTCGCCGCCGGGACCGAGGACCGCCGCGCCTTCGACCTCGACGCCGAGGGCCTCATCGAGGCGCTCATCGACAAGGCGCGCACGATCTTCGCGGACAGCCGACTGCTGCGCGTCTACTGGTACGACGGCGCCAGGCGCCGCATCCACACCACCGAGCAGCAGACGATCGCCGAGCTCCCCGACGTCAAGGTCAGGCTCGGCAACCTCAACGCCAACAACCAGCAGAAGGGCGTCGACTCCCTGATCCGCAGCGACCTGGAGTCACTCGCCAGACACCGCGCCATCAGCGACGCGGCGCTCATCGGCGGCGACGAGGACCTCGTCTCGGCCGTCGAGGCGGCGCAGGGGTACGGGGCGCGGGTCCACCTGTGGGGCATCGAGGCATCCGACGGACGCAACCAGGCGGAGGCGCTGCTCTGGGAGGTCGACAGCCAGCGCACGTTCGACCTCGACTTCTTCAAGCCGTACGTGGCGCGGCGCACCGTCGCGACGTACGAGACGGCCACGGCCGCGCACCGCCCCTCCCGCGACGACGTCCGCTTCGTCGGCGCCCAGATCGCCGCCAAGTGGCTCGGGGCACGGGGCCGCGAGGCCCTGGTGGGCCTGCTGCCCGGACACCCCTACCTGCCCGGGTCCGTGGACCAGGACCTCCTGGTCGAGGCGGAGCGGCTGCTCCAGTACTCGCTGCGCGGGCAGTCGGATCTGCGCAGGGCGCTGCGGGACGGGTTCTGGGAGCACCTTCAGGCGCAGTACTGA
- a CDS encoding cytochrome P450 yields MSETDPAKLFDLMSPQYMASPYEAYRVARESAPVCPMSAQGPWIVTGRDEVAAVLTDTERFTARTNTHGAYGFTDECGQLLADSVFYRVAPFNADPAEHGRFRALVDEEFSERALRRHEPAVRAAARTLVDGFKDTGSVDLLAEFTQPLPLTVLCDIIGIPSGDRATVKGWLGDWLLMQVLPLPPEDQLRCAKSLLEYEAYVRSLLADRRRQPADDLLTVFADAAAQSDPVCTVDDAVLGLLVLLASGHETATHLVTNTVHQLLRDRAQWEKLVADRELIPAAVEEGLRFTTSVQSAPRTATEDVTLGGVAVPAGAKVHAMVAAVGRAPDTAEDPETFRVDRTGPPRHFAFGHGPHACLGAGLARLEARVALETLADALPDLELASGFAPQHIPGGLVINGLLALPVTWTTG; encoded by the coding sequence GTGAGTGAGACCGACCCCGCGAAGCTGTTCGACCTCATGAGCCCGCAGTACATGGCGAGCCCGTACGAGGCGTACCGCGTCGCCCGGGAGAGCGCCCCCGTCTGCCCCATGTCGGCGCAGGGGCCGTGGATCGTCACGGGGCGCGACGAGGTGGCCGCCGTACTGACGGACACCGAGCGGTTCACCGCCCGCACCAACACCCACGGCGCGTACGGGTTCACCGACGAGTGCGGGCAGCTCCTGGCCGACTCGGTCTTCTACCGGGTCGCGCCGTTCAACGCCGACCCCGCCGAGCACGGCAGGTTCCGCGCGCTCGTGGACGAGGAGTTCTCCGAGCGCGCCCTGCGGCGCCACGAGCCCGCCGTCCGGGCCGCGGCCCGGACGCTGGTGGACGGCTTCAAGGACACGGGCAGCGTCGATCTGCTCGCCGAGTTCACGCAGCCGCTGCCGCTGACCGTGCTCTGCGACATCATCGGCATCCCGTCCGGGGACCGGGCCACCGTCAAGGGCTGGCTGGGCGACTGGCTGCTCATGCAGGTGCTCCCGCTGCCGCCGGAGGACCAACTCCGGTGCGCGAAGAGCCTGCTGGAGTACGAGGCGTACGTCAGGTCCCTGCTGGCGGACCGGCGGCGGCAGCCGGCCGACGACCTGCTCACCGTGTTCGCCGACGCGGCCGCGCAGAGCGACCCGGTGTGCACCGTCGACGACGCCGTCCTCGGCCTCCTCGTCCTGCTGGCCTCCGGTCACGAGACGGCGACCCACCTCGTCACGAACACCGTCCACCAGCTGCTGCGGGACCGGGCCCAGTGGGAGAAGCTCGTCGCCGACCGGGAGTTGATCCCCGCGGCCGTCGAGGAGGGGCTCCGGTTCACCACCTCGGTGCAGAGCGCGCCCCGCACCGCCACCGAGGACGTGACGCTGGGCGGGGTGGCCGTGCCGGCCGGCGCGAAGGTGCACGCGATGGTCGCCGCGGTGGGGCGCGCCCCCGACACGGCCGAGGACCCGGAGACCTTCCGCGTCGACCGGACGGGCCCGCCGCGCCACTTCGCGTTCGGCCACGGCCCCCACGCCTGCCTCGGCGCGGGCCTGGCGCGGCTGGAGGCCCGCGTCGCCCTGGAAACCCTGGCCGACGCCCTGCCGGACCTGGAACTCGCGTCCGGCTTCGCACCGCAGCACATCCCGGGCGGCCTTGTCATCAACGGCCTGCTGGCCCTCCCGGTCACCTGGACCACGGGCTGA